In the Rhizobium sp. CB3090 genome, one interval contains:
- a CDS encoding DHA2 family efflux MFS transporter permease subunit, which translates to MSNAAASPSGPIANRGAITACVILAVIMQALDTTIANVALPHIQGDVSASADQINWVLTSYIVAAAIMTPPSGFLSAKFGRKRVLLVAIAGFVVASVLCGLAQSLNQIVGFRLLQGLFGASLVPLSQGILLDIYNVEERGKAMALFGVSVMVGPVLGPVIGGWLTDNMSWRWVFYINVPIGALAFAGIVVYVTETKFDALAKLDLFGFSMLSIAIGALQLFLDRGEQLDWFYSGEIIIEALVCAAAFYLFLVHTFTAERSFVNPRLFLDQNFAVSMLFIFIVGVTYLASLALMTPYLQTLMGYPVVTAGIVMGPRGLGTMVCMFVVGRLIGKVDTRWLLFFGLALTAWAMYDMTGWTPDVSQWTLISVGFVQGAGLGFLFVPLTTIAFATLPAHMRGEGTGLYNLSRNIGSSVGISVVSALITENTQVNHSTIAAYVTPFNHAFDATAAQALSPVTMAGRAALDGLITTQATIIAYMDDFKLLMLMSILAMPLLVLLRKPKAAPAVDHSIAME; encoded by the coding sequence AGGCGCTGGACACCACCATCGCTAACGTCGCTCTGCCTCATATCCAGGGCGACGTTTCGGCGAGCGCCGATCAGATCAACTGGGTTCTGACCTCTTATATCGTTGCCGCGGCCATCATGACGCCGCCATCCGGCTTCCTGTCGGCGAAGTTCGGCCGCAAGCGTGTGCTGCTGGTGGCGATCGCAGGCTTCGTCGTCGCTTCCGTTCTCTGCGGCCTGGCGCAGTCGCTGAATCAGATCGTCGGCTTCCGCCTGCTGCAGGGCCTTTTCGGCGCGTCGCTCGTGCCGCTGTCACAGGGTATTCTTCTCGACATCTACAATGTCGAGGAGCGCGGCAAAGCCATGGCATTGTTCGGCGTGTCGGTCATGGTCGGCCCGGTGCTCGGGCCGGTCATCGGCGGCTGGCTGACGGACAATATGAGCTGGCGATGGGTGTTCTACATCAACGTGCCGATCGGCGCGCTCGCCTTTGCCGGCATCGTCGTCTATGTGACGGAAACGAAGTTCGACGCACTCGCCAAACTCGATCTGTTCGGCTTCAGCATGCTGTCGATCGCCATCGGCGCGCTGCAGCTTTTCCTGGACCGCGGCGAGCAGCTCGACTGGTTCTATTCAGGCGAAATCATTATCGAGGCCCTGGTTTGCGCCGCAGCCTTCTATCTCTTCCTGGTGCATACGTTCACCGCGGAACGGTCCTTCGTGAATCCGCGACTGTTTCTGGACCAGAATTTCGCCGTCAGCATGCTGTTCATCTTCATTGTCGGCGTTACCTATCTCGCCTCGCTGGCGCTGATGACGCCCTACCTGCAGACATTGATGGGCTACCCGGTCGTCACCGCCGGCATCGTCATGGGTCCGCGCGGCCTCGGCACAATGGTATGCATGTTCGTGGTCGGGCGACTGATCGGCAAGGTGGATACGCGCTGGCTGCTGTTTTTCGGCCTCGCCTTGACCGCCTGGGCGATGTACGACATGACCGGCTGGACGCCTGATGTCTCGCAGTGGACGCTGATTTCGGTCGGCTTCGTCCAAGGCGCTGGGCTCGGCTTCCTCTTCGTGCCGCTGACGACGATCGCCTTTGCCACGCTGCCGGCTCACATGCGCGGCGAGGGAACTGGCCTCTACAACCTTTCGCGTAACATCGGCTCGAGCGTCGGCATCTCCGTCGTCTCGGCGCTGATCACCGAAAACACTCAGGTCAATCACTCTACGATCGCCGCCTATGTGACGCCGTTCAACCATGCTTTCGATGCGACGGCGGCTCAAGCCCTCAGCCCGGTCACGATGGCAGGTCGCGCCGCGCTCGACGGCCTGATCACCACGCAGGCAACGATCATCGCCTATATGGACGATTTCAAACTGCTGATGCTGATGTCGATCTTAGCCATGCCGCTGCTCGTGCTGCTGCGCAAGCCCAAGGCGGCGCCAGCCGTCGATCACAGCATCGCAATGGAATAG